The Pochonia chlamydosporia 170 chromosome 3, whole genome shotgun sequence genome contains the following window.
AGTCCCTATTTGGGTTTGTCAATTACTAGTCTCgaagtggtgatgaagaggaggtcATACAAGTGATACAAGTGTATCAAGGCTGGCCAGAAGCCATGTTTCAATGTGATGCTGGACGGCACACTGGAGAACTCTGGCGGGAGTTGACTTCCAAAGTCTACCAGTTCCTCATGACGCCTCTGTGCCAGACTGACTTCCGTGGCTGGTGAATACTTGGTAGTGATGCAAGTAGCCGCTATAAGGACGAGTCAGTAACATGGCCGACGCAGAAATGGCCTGCTTGTCCACAAACCTCGGGAAGCTAGTTCAGCAAAATGAATGAGATAGAGTTTACTCTCATCTCGGGCACCGTTTATTGTTGCTGAGTCGTAGTCTTGGAAATCTTCGTCTGTCAGGGGACGAATATCGCAGAAACTAGGGTTGATGTGTGGAGGACGGCCATAAACCGCTGCGTGATGAACGTCATTTATCTAACAAATGTCAGAAGATCACACACAATTAATAGATCATACAGATTCTGACCTGTGGCACAAGCTGAGGGGATTTTGAAATGCCAGCATCACACTTACAAATAGAACCCACCAAGTCCGACGCCAAATCGTCTGCTGTGACCACGTCAAGTAGGAATACGACCGTCTAGCCATGTGATCAGCAGAATAACAAGCAATACGAATAGATACAACTTACGTCCGGTGCATCCCCAACGATTGtgccatggccgacgcaACACCAAGCCAGTGCCACGTATCTTTTTGTTCCATCGGCCCACCACTCCAGTTTGACATCAGAATCAGAGCCTGAACAGTAGCAGTGCCATCCGGTTCATATCCCGCGTCATAAAGAGCCTTTGCCCGTCGGTGAAACGTCAAACTCGCAATATATCTAGACTCAAAGCCCATTGACCGCAGCACTGATGCCGGGCAATGTAAAACGGCCATGAATAACACCGCATTCAAAATAAGCGGCGACAAACGACCAGTTACGTGTAACTTCATGAAGTGTTGTCGGTCAAAAATCGGACACGCAGGGTGAGAGATGTCGAAAAAGCTATGAATCAGTTTATCTCGGATGTCCTTCTCGGGATAATCGAAAACGCCTTGCTTCCTCAACcattcgtcttcatcagaACGCATAGCCCGTAGTGCTTTCTGCGCATCATGGCCTACATGGTCCATGACGGCTTGTTGCAGTTTATCGCCAAAGAAGGCCGGTTGTGCGGATGCCTTGAACGGGTTTCCAAGCTCACTTACGCAGTACTTGAAGTTGGCTGAATCACCCATGTAGATGACCTTTTCGCCAGCGCCAACGGGATCCTTTTGCACTGCAATTTCTGATAAGGATGGGCTGACATTTCGATGAAATTGCGGTACATTGTTTTGTGGATGGTGATTTGTCTGTTCTTGAAACGATGATGCCTCACTCGGCGTATCTAGTGCTACAActggcggaggcggaggaaCACGATTTTCCAGCTTTCGACCATTATACTGTCGCTTATGCCTGACGAGTACCAGTTCAGATGAGCTTTTCAGTAAGTCAAGAATATGTGATGAGAAGCGACTTACTTGCCACGTTTCGAAACGATCAATTCGCAGGACGCATTTGCTAGTTGACAATTGGTGCATGCATCGGCGTTCCCGGGTCGATCGCAGCGGACGCGCCGTGAGTTGCAGAGTTTGCAGGCAACCCTCGCCCTCGCGGTGTTTTGCATGTTCTCTCGTTTTCAATGTCAACTAGATGGCTCAACGGTTAACATCAATAGTGGATGCCTTTACGTTCCCGCTTAGTGCATGCTTAACGTTGATGTTAGTGATCGTCGTTAGACCTGACATGCGCGATGGATGGTGTAGTGAGTTGAGCGTTGCGGTACAGAGACAGCTCGGCGCTCATTGTTGATGCCAAGTTCACAAGACAAGCTCTCCTAACAAGAAGATAAACTGTTGTATCTCCTGGCCTCATTATCTAATCTGTCCAGGCCGGATAACCCAAGTTCATAACCGCGGATGAGGGGGTGGCGGCGGGGATGGTCACTAGGTTGTTGGCTAAACTTTCCCCAGGAGTTGAACTACAGGGATCAGTGATAACAAAATTCCAGAGTGGTGTCAAAGTAGAGTCTTCTAGTTTCCGAAGGGTTCAATATGTGATTAGGTATTTCATTATTTCGAACCAAGGATCCCCAGCGTCGTCTTCCAAGCCGTTCGCCTTGCTCTCGTTCCACTCTCGCAAATGTTTGTTTACTATCTAAACACGAAGTCGGTCGCCATCTATGTTAAAATGTTCCCTGAATGGAGTTACCTCGCCACGTATAAAAGCAGCCCACAAGTCCTTGACCTGGTCCCCAACACGCTGAATCGTCTCTTGAGATCCCTCTCCTTTAAGCATGGGAGCGTCCTTCCAAGACTCCCATGATCCAAGAATAAAAGGGACATCGATACAGTGTACAGCACGCCGCCCACTACCACGAGGGTGCCATTGAAACACAAAAGTCGACGAAAGCCCCCCGTTTTGGATATACTTCTGGTGAAACTCCCGGGAGGGCCAGATGAACTCTTGCCCACCCGACCACCAAATCATGGCAGAGGCGAATAATGGCCCAAAGAGCGGCAACCGTGACCAGTAGGAATACGAAGATGCCATGGGCGCAAAGGCTGCGCCCTCGTCCTTCACCCAGCCGATCAATATGGGACATTTGGAGGCGGCTTGGCAGAGTTTTTCTTCTACTTCGCGCAACTCCGGGAGAGGATCTTGACCAAACCGTGGCCAGCAAGCAAACGGCACGTCCAAACGCTTCCCATCCATCATGACTTTGCCTTGAACCTCTAGCAAGTCTTCCATCGACGCCGAGTGGCCGCGGCCTGCTAACAATGAGCCCGCCGTCTGAGCTAGAATATCCGACTTTTCGTCCGGCACCGTTGGCCAGCCAAAGCATGCGCTATGCAGGATCGCACGCTGGAAAAGATTTCCCGCGAAGCCGCAGGACATCATGCAAAATATGCTGTATGCACCGACCGACTGGCCGATGATGGTGACTCGCTTCGGGTCGCCTCCAAGGTGAGATATGTTCCGTTGCACC
Protein-coding sequences here:
- a CDS encoding transcription factor (similar to Coccidioides immitis RS XP_001243163.2), with the translated sequence MQNTARARVACKLCNSRRVRCDRPGNADACTNCQLANASCELIVSKRGKHKRQYNGRKLENRVPPPPPVVALDTPSEASSFQEQTNHHPQNNVPQFHRNVSPSLSEIAVQKDPVGAGEKVIYMGDSANFKYCVSELGNPFKASAQPAFFGDKLQQAVMDHVGHDAQKALRAMRSDEDEWLRKQGVFDYPEKDIRDKLIHSFFDISHPACPIFDRQHFMKLHVTGRLSPLILNAVLFMAVLHCPASVLRSMGFESRYIASLTFHRRAKALYDAGYEPDGTATVQALILMSNWSGGPMEQKDTWHWLGVASAMAQSLGMHRTRSYSYLTWSQQTIWRRTWWVLFINDVHHAAVYGRPPHINPSFCDIRPLTDEDFQDYDSATINGARDESKLYLIHFAELASRAATCITTKYSPATEVSLAQRRHEELVDFGSQLPPEFSSVPSSITLKHGFWPALIHLYHLDYQIVFYRLLCDRPENDVLFSLASKAMRLLEDVLASGLLYRAPIHIFPSIFASTLIHIIQMRKGDDCTKVLCEHRVRLAMHILEGFQDSWPLVVCTRHLLDSLLNSISGDVSRETDKAHTPPPITHAEPGRSAMAQYNSASAVGEGMTTHADNASYLSAEEHLEPHPFVSGFHTPVMPLFSFGNIAEEMGIDADAWLLDISNNCL
- a CDS encoding para-nitrobenzyl esterase (similar to Coccidioides immitis RS XP_001243164.2); the encoded protein is MDDGEYEVNLGGGFIKGIREGNIFHARGIKYAIGNRFEKPALLEKWEATLDGTKPASVCPQLPSRLNFVTGDIIKGYPMSEDCLHLSICAPFNAIETGARLPVMVFLHGGAYLSGGGDLDCYNPRALANRGIVSIVVTYRLGIFGFCPIQDLCPPNLGLLDQITALKWVQRNISHLGGDPKRVTIIGQSVGAYSIFCMMSCGFAGNLFQRAILHSACFGWPTVPDEKSDILAQTAGSLLAGRGHSASMEDLLEVQGKVMMDGKRLDVPFACWPRFGQDPLPELREVEEKLCQAASKCPILIGWVKDEGAAFAPMASSYSYWSRLPLFGPLFASAMIWWSGGQEFIWPSREFHQKYIQNGGLSSTFVFQWHPRGSGRRAVHCIDVPFILGSWESWKDAPMLKGEGSQETIQRVGDQVKDLWAAFIRGEVTPFREHFNIDGDRLRV